A stretch of Kyrpidia spormannii DNA encodes these proteins:
- the fdhA gene encoding formaldehyde dehydrogenase, glutathione-independent has translation MKQPLGRTTAPPGLVLGHEITGEVIEVGRDVEFVKKGDLVSVPFNIACGRCRNCKEGNTHICLNVNPDRPGSAYGYVDMGGWVGGQAEYVMVPYADFQVLKFPDKDQAMEKILDLTMLSDIFPTGFHGAVSAGVKPGSTVYVAGAGPVGLAAAHSAQLLGAAVVIVGDLNAERLAQARSFGCETVDLTKHDSLPEQLEQILGVPEVDCAVDCVGFEAHGHGPEHREAPATVLNSLMEVTRAGGRMGIPGLYVTGDPGAVDEDAKQGTLKLRIGLGWAKAISFVTGQTPVMRYHRQLMMAILNEKAHIAKAVNATVISLDEAPQGYKDFDRGVARKFVIDPHGLIRR, from the coding sequence TTGAAGCAACCGCTGGGGAGGACCACCGCCCCTCCGGGGTTGGTGCTGGGGCACGAGATCACCGGCGAAGTCATCGAAGTCGGGAGGGATGTGGAGTTCGTCAAGAAGGGAGATTTGGTTTCCGTTCCCTTCAATATTGCGTGTGGCCGTTGTCGGAATTGTAAGGAAGGCAATACACATATCTGTCTCAATGTGAACCCCGATCGCCCGGGTTCTGCTTACGGGTATGTCGACATGGGCGGGTGGGTCGGCGGTCAGGCCGAGTATGTAATGGTGCCCTATGCAGATTTTCAGGTGTTGAAATTTCCGGATAAGGACCAGGCCATGGAAAAAATCCTGGACCTCACAATGCTCTCGGACATTTTTCCCACGGGATTTCACGGAGCGGTGAGTGCCGGGGTGAAACCGGGGTCGACTGTGTACGTGGCCGGGGCCGGACCTGTAGGACTGGCGGCCGCCCACTCTGCCCAGTTGCTGGGGGCGGCGGTGGTCATCGTGGGTGACCTGAACGCCGAGCGGTTGGCCCAGGCCCGAAGCTTTGGATGTGAAACGGTGGATCTCACCAAACATGACAGCCTTCCGGAGCAACTCGAGCAGATTCTTGGAGTGCCAGAGGTAGACTGCGCGGTGGACTGCGTAGGTTTCGAGGCCCACGGTCACGGACCGGAGCACCGGGAGGCGCCGGCGACGGTTCTTAACTCATTAATGGAAGTCACCCGGGCCGGCGGGCGGATGGGAATCCCCGGCCTGTACGTGACCGGCGACCCTGGCGCGGTGGACGAGGATGCCAAACAGGGAACGCTCAAGTTGCGCATCGGCCTCGGATGGGCAAAGGCGATCAGCTTTGTGACAGGGCAGACGCCGGTGATGAGGTACCACCGGCAGTTGATGATGGCGATTTTGAACGAGAAGGCCCATATCGCCAAGGCGGTCAACGCCACGGTGATTTCACTGGATGAGGCTCCCCAGGGATATAAAGATTTTGACCGGGGTGTGGCCCGGAAGTTTGTGATCGATCCCCACGGCCTGATCCGGCGCTGA
- a CDS encoding M20 family metallopeptidase, whose translation MLAEELSALAAAAGGDVVTWRRYLHAHPELSFQEENTAQFVYDTLLSFGGFELSRPTKTSVVARLIGEAPGPVVAVRADMDALPIQEENDLPFASTNPGVMHACGHDGHTAMLLGVARVLSKLRSRLRGEVRFLFQHAEELFPGGAQELVNLGVLDGVQAVIGAHLWIPLEVGKIGVKAGELMASPDRFRIVIRGRGGHAAQPHLTVDSIAVGAQVVTNLQHIVSRYVDPLDRLVVSVTRFMAGTADNIIPESAELWGTVRCFNPELRRQAPQWIERILKGVTEAHEAEYDFEYTHGYRPVINDATVTAWLREGLEEAFGPEVIVEAVPTMGGEDFSAYQSRVAGSFFFIGAGNPDKGIVYPHHHPRFTVDEDALPIGVKALAAGVMKLLAEVKAS comes from the coding sequence ATTTTGGCCGAGGAACTGTCAGCGTTGGCGGCAGCGGCGGGCGGCGATGTGGTGACTTGGCGGAGGTATTTGCACGCCCATCCGGAGTTGTCGTTTCAGGAAGAGAATACGGCGCAATTCGTTTACGATACTCTGCTGTCTTTTGGCGGTTTTGAGCTGAGTCGGCCGACGAAGACCAGCGTGGTGGCCCGGTTGATCGGGGAGGCCCCCGGCCCGGTGGTGGCGGTGCGGGCGGACATGGACGCTTTGCCGATCCAGGAAGAGAATGATCTGCCCTTCGCCTCGACGAATCCCGGGGTGATGCACGCCTGTGGGCACGACGGGCACACGGCGATGCTGCTGGGGGTAGCCCGGGTCCTGTCCAAGCTTCGCTCACGGCTGCGGGGCGAGGTGCGGTTTTTGTTTCAGCACGCAGAAGAACTGTTTCCCGGAGGTGCCCAGGAGTTGGTGAATCTCGGGGTGCTGGACGGGGTGCAGGCGGTGATCGGGGCGCACCTCTGGATTCCCTTGGAGGTCGGTAAAATCGGCGTGAAAGCCGGGGAACTCATGGCTTCGCCGGACAGGTTCCGGATCGTGATTCGCGGGCGGGGCGGGCACGCGGCTCAGCCGCATCTCACCGTGGATAGCATCGCCGTGGGCGCCCAGGTGGTCACAAACCTGCAACACATTGTGTCCCGCTATGTGGACCCACTGGACCGGCTGGTGGTCTCGGTGACGCGGTTTATGGCCGGAACGGCGGACAATATTATTCCGGAATCGGCGGAATTGTGGGGGACGGTGCGCTGTTTTAATCCGGAGTTGCGGCGGCAGGCGCCCCAGTGGATTGAGCGGATTCTGAAGGGGGTGACCGAAGCCCACGAGGCGGAGTACGATTTTGAGTACACCCACGGATACCGGCCGGTGATCAACGATGCGACTGTGACGGCGTGGCTTCGGGAGGGGCTCGAGGAAGCTTTTGGCCCCGAAGTGATCGTCGAAGCCGTGCCCACCATGGGGGGAGAAGATTTTTCCGCTTATCAATCCAGGGTGGCTGGGAGCTTCTTCTTCATCGGCGCGGGAAATCCGGATAAGGGTATTGTGTATCCGCACCACCACCCCAGGTTTACCGTGGATGAGGATGCTCTGCCCATCGGGGTGAAGGCTCTGGCCGCCGGGGTGATGAAATTGTTGGCCGAGGTGAAGGCTTCTTGA
- a CDS encoding PucR family transcriptional regulator: MLQSGLTQEVQQLLQLCGLFDTGPFVLVSMDLKDHRAPFQHMDVLRKFMLAHIWGYRTKFDFLAYRPNGLTGIFVSRDPDNWSRQGKALYESWRNYRPDLGLLIVVSSTPSLSDLSVTLKETELLLRFAARSELRGVIPPLFHRRISRVLAQLSPEALHTLVEDTLGPLLLPEHSHLLETLRMYLFLGQGTSQTADALFIHRNTLMYRLRQIEQILGVQLRRIEDVSAIWTALQAAELLAMTE, translated from the coding sequence TTGCTTCAATCGGGGTTAACCCAGGAGGTTCAGCAACTCCTGCAATTGTGCGGCCTTTTCGATACCGGGCCTTTCGTCCTGGTATCGATGGACTTAAAAGACCATCGCGCCCCTTTCCAACACATGGACGTCTTGCGCAAATTCATGTTGGCCCACATCTGGGGATATCGAACTAAATTTGATTTTCTCGCGTATCGGCCCAATGGACTCACGGGAATTTTCGTGTCCAGAGACCCCGACAACTGGTCAAGACAAGGCAAAGCCTTGTACGAATCCTGGCGAAACTACCGCCCCGACCTCGGGCTTCTGATTGTCGTTTCCAGCACACCATCGTTGTCGGATCTTTCCGTCACATTAAAAGAAACGGAGCTTTTGCTCCGCTTTGCCGCTCGCAGTGAACTTCGAGGGGTGATCCCCCCGCTGTTTCACCGGCGAATCAGCCGGGTGCTTGCCCAACTCAGCCCCGAGGCGTTACATACGCTGGTGGAGGACACCTTGGGCCCACTGCTGCTGCCGGAGCACAGCCATCTATTGGAAACCCTCCGCATGTACTTGTTCCTCGGACAAGGGACGAGCCAAACGGCCGACGCGCTCTTTATCCATCGCAACACGTTGATGTACCGACTCCGCCAGATCGAGCAGATTCTCGGCGTCCAGCTCCGGCGCATTGAGGATGTTTCGGCGATCTGGACCGCTCTCCAGGCAGCGGAACTTCTCGCTATGACCGAGTGA
- a CDS encoding CoA-disulfide reductase: MGKRFVIIGGDAAGMSAASQIRRLQADAEILAFEKGSTLSYAQCGLPYLIGGVVSEAKNLIARTPEEFRDKYRIEVFIRHEVTKILPEENAVIVKNLAEGSEEGFSYDTLLIATGGHAIFPQWEGRDLEGVFPLKDMDDALRIQGWVQKKNVARVVIVGGGYIGLEMAEAFHHLKKEVAVLDLAPQVAGTFDPELAQLAQQELEQNGIRVALNEEVVALRGENGRVTGVETKTGFYPADLVLVAIGILPNSELAKDAGIELGVKGAIRVDDQMRTNRSNIYAAGDCAVHYHRVKGTEDYIPLGTTANKQGRIAGTNMGGGEAHFAGVVGSAIMKVLNVAMGRTGLSEREAKQLNIPYEVVSIRSRDHAGYYPNGERLHLKLLYHKENRKLLGAQIVGKHGVDKRIDVIATALYAGLTIDQLQELDLSYAPPFNSVWDPVQQASTVAGRS; this comes from the coding sequence ATGGGAAAACGCTTCGTCATCATCGGCGGCGACGCGGCGGGGATGAGCGCCGCGTCCCAGATCCGCCGCCTGCAAGCGGACGCGGAAATCCTCGCTTTTGAAAAGGGATCGACCCTCTCCTACGCCCAGTGCGGCTTACCGTATCTCATCGGGGGCGTGGTGTCCGAGGCCAAGAATTTAATCGCCCGCACCCCCGAGGAGTTTCGGGACAAGTACCGCATCGAGGTTTTCATCCGCCACGAGGTCACGAAGATTCTCCCCGAAGAAAACGCGGTGATCGTCAAAAATCTGGCCGAGGGAAGCGAGGAGGGCTTCTCCTACGATACCCTCCTCATCGCCACGGGTGGACACGCCATTTTCCCGCAGTGGGAAGGGCGGGACCTGGAAGGAGTCTTCCCCCTCAAAGATATGGACGACGCCCTCCGTATTCAGGGTTGGGTACAAAAGAAAAATGTCGCCAGGGTGGTCATCGTGGGCGGAGGATACATTGGCCTGGAGATGGCCGAGGCGTTTCATCATTTAAAGAAAGAAGTGGCGGTGTTAGACTTGGCGCCCCAAGTGGCCGGAACCTTTGATCCCGAGTTGGCGCAATTGGCTCAACAGGAATTGGAGCAGAATGGCATCCGCGTGGCGCTGAACGAAGAGGTGGTGGCCCTGCGGGGAGAGAACGGCCGGGTGACCGGGGTGGAGACGAAGACGGGCTTTTACCCGGCGGACCTCGTGCTCGTGGCCATCGGAATCCTTCCGAACAGCGAGCTCGCCAAGGACGCAGGAATTGAGTTGGGAGTCAAAGGGGCGATCCGCGTCGACGACCAGATGCGGACCAACCGGTCGAACATTTACGCCGCCGGCGACTGCGCCGTTCACTATCATCGAGTAAAGGGGACCGAGGATTACATCCCCCTGGGGACGACGGCCAACAAGCAAGGGCGCATCGCCGGGACCAATATGGGCGGCGGAGAAGCGCATTTTGCCGGAGTCGTGGGGTCGGCGATCATGAAGGTGTTGAATGTGGCCATGGGCAGAACCGGGCTGTCGGAGCGCGAAGCGAAACAGCTCAACATTCCGTACGAAGTGGTGTCGATTCGCTCCCGGGACCACGCCGGTTACTACCCGAACGGGGAGCGGCTTCACCTCAAGCTGCTCTATCACAAGGAGAATCGAAAGTTGCTCGGGGCGCAAATCGTGGGGAAACACGGGGTAGACAAGCGGATCGACGTCATCGCTACCGCCTTGTACGCCGGCCTCACCATCGACCAACTGCAGGAACTGGACTTGTCCTACGCCCCGCCTTTCAACTCCGTGTGGGATCCGGTCCAACAAGCCTCCACGGTTGCTGGCCGGTCTTAA
- a CDS encoding phospho-sugar mutase, whose product MGESAAGDRLTEKRKERYRVWRKHLMADPDLAEDLTRLERDPAALAEAFGDDLRFGTGGLRGVMGAGTNRMNRFTVRLATAGLARYLKGQGTADRGVVVAYDSRRWSDVFAKETALTLAGAGIPVYLFEDIRPTPELSFAVRELGAAAGVVITASHNPPEYNGYKVYGPDGCQAVPSLAEAIVREIDQVEDPFAVITADEQEAVRAGLLRRLGSEMDDRYVARVRQLTLAQGPGDGAVDKRGAGRPGVLATLVYTPLHGTGGKLVPRVLKEMGHWVVCVEDQMRPDPEFRTVSSPNPEDPAAFDRALELARQLKADAALATDPDCDRVGVAVADGHGDYEYLNGNQVGVLLLDYILERRKDLGALPDRGVMIKTIVTSEMGRALADAYGLETIDVLTGFKFIGEQIGLLEGTGRSFVFGYEESCGYLIGDFVRDKDGVQASALVAEMIAYHKRSGKTLLNRLEELYRQYGYYRERLVSVSMPGAEGQTRMTGMMKGWREAPPREVAGLAVMEVQDYLVSRVRRADGSEGKLELPRSDVLKFVLEGGQWFCLRPSGTEPKLKIYFGVRGKDEAQARELVDRLHRAVMERVEG is encoded by the coding sequence ATGGGTGAAAGTGCGGCAGGGGATCGGCTGACCGAGAAACGAAAAGAGCGCTACCGGGTTTGGAGGAAACACTTAATGGCCGACCCGGATCTGGCTGAAGATCTGACGCGGTTGGAGCGCGATCCCGCGGCCTTGGCGGAAGCGTTCGGTGATGACTTGCGGTTTGGAACCGGAGGATTGCGCGGGGTGATGGGGGCGGGGACCAATCGGATGAACCGCTTCACGGTGCGCCTGGCTACGGCGGGGCTTGCGAGGTATCTGAAAGGGCAGGGGACTGCCGACCGCGGAGTGGTGGTGGCTTACGATTCCCGGCGATGGTCGGACGTATTCGCCAAGGAAACGGCGTTAACCCTGGCCGGGGCAGGGATTCCGGTTTATCTGTTTGAAGACATTCGCCCGACCCCGGAGTTGTCCTTTGCGGTGCGGGAGCTTGGGGCGGCGGCGGGGGTGGTGATCACGGCGAGCCACAATCCGCCGGAGTATAACGGGTACAAGGTGTACGGACCGGACGGTTGCCAGGCGGTGCCGTCCCTGGCCGAGGCGATTGTCCGGGAGATCGACCAGGTGGAAGATCCTTTTGCGGTGATCACGGCAGATGAACAGGAGGCGGTCCGGGCGGGGCTGCTGCGGCGGCTCGGGTCGGAGATGGACGATCGGTACGTCGCCCGGGTGCGGCAGCTGACCTTGGCCCAAGGCCCGGGGGACGGTGCGGTGGACAAGAGGGGAGCTGGGCGGCCGGGAGTTTTGGCGACGCTGGTCTATACGCCGCTGCACGGGACCGGGGGCAAATTGGTGCCCCGGGTCCTGAAGGAGATGGGCCACTGGGTGGTGTGTGTGGAGGATCAGATGCGCCCGGATCCGGAGTTTCGCACCGTGTCGTCGCCGAACCCTGAGGATCCCGCGGCTTTCGACCGGGCTCTGGAACTGGCCCGGCAGTTGAAAGCGGATGCGGCTTTGGCCACCGACCCCGACTGCGACCGGGTGGGGGTGGCGGTGGCGGACGGCCACGGGGATTACGAATATCTCAACGGCAACCAGGTCGGCGTGCTCTTGTTGGATTATATTTTGGAGCGGAGAAAAGATCTTGGCGCGCTGCCCGACAGGGGCGTGATGATCAAGACCATCGTCACCTCGGAGATGGGGCGGGCGTTGGCGGATGCGTATGGTCTTGAGACCATCGACGTGTTGACGGGGTTCAAATTCATCGGCGAACAGATCGGACTCCTTGAGGGCACCGGAAGGAGCTTTGTCTTCGGATATGAGGAAAGTTGCGGCTACCTCATCGGGGATTTTGTCCGGGATAAAGACGGGGTGCAGGCGTCGGCTCTGGTGGCAGAGATGATCGCGTACCACAAGCGATCGGGTAAGACCCTGCTCAACCGCTTGGAGGAGCTCTATCGCCAGTACGGATACTACCGGGAGCGGTTGGTGTCGGTCAGCATGCCCGGGGCCGAGGGTCAGACCCGGATGACGGGGATGATGAAGGGCTGGCGGGAGGCGCCCCCCCGGGAGGTGGCGGGGCTGGCAGTGATGGAGGTGCAGGACTACCTCGTGAGCCGGGTGCGCCGGGCGGACGGCAGTGAGGGGAAGCTGGAGTTGCCCCGGTCAGATGTGCTGAAGTTCGTGTTGGAAGGGGGGCAGTGGTTCTGTTTACGGCCTTCGGGAACGGAGCCAAAGCTGAAGATCTACTTTGGAGTCCGTGGAAAGGACGAAGCCCAGGCCCGGGAGCTTGTGGATCGGCTGCACCGGGCGGTGATGGAGCGGGTGGAAGGGTAG
- a CDS encoding YdeI/OmpD-associated family protein: MAERRTNPKVDEFLRKADKWRKEFEALRSIALECDLTEDFKWGVPCYTFQNKNIVLVHGFKEYCALLFVKGALLRDPHGVLVQQTENVQAARQIRFTDVREIVEMETILKSYIHEAIQVEKAGLKVDFKKNADFDIPEELQQKFHDMPALRTAFEALTPGRQRAYLLYFSQPKQAKTRTSRIEKCVQRILDGKGLND, translated from the coding sequence GTGGCTGAACGCAGAACGAACCCCAAGGTGGATGAATTCCTGAGGAAGGCGGACAAGTGGAGGAAGGAGTTTGAGGCATTACGGTCGATCGCTCTGGAATGCGACCTGACCGAAGACTTCAAGTGGGGTGTCCCCTGTTACACGTTTCAGAACAAGAACATCGTCTTGGTCCACGGATTCAAGGAATACTGTGCGCTCCTGTTTGTCAAAGGCGCTCTGTTGCGGGATCCCCACGGAGTTCTCGTCCAACAGACGGAGAACGTGCAGGCGGCGCGCCAGATTCGGTTCACCGATGTTCGGGAGATCGTTGAGATGGAAACGATCTTGAAATCCTATATCCATGAAGCCATTCAAGTCGAAAAAGCCGGCTTGAAGGTGGATTTCAAGAAGAATGCAGACTTCGATATCCCCGAGGAGCTACAGCAGAAATTCCATGACATGCCTGCCTTGAGGACGGCTTTCGAGGCGTTGACACCGGGCCGGCAGAGAGCCTACCTTCTTTACTTTTCTCAACCCAAACAAGCCAAAACCCGAACGTCGAGAATTGAAAAGTGTGTACAGCGAATTCTCGACGGAAAAGGATTGAATGATTGA
- a CDS encoding DEAD/DEAH box helicase, which yields MQPFPTTAREILALVGDRATYNRGKRYADEGRVQITSPPEGNLAVSGRQQWECSVLGSKEYRVVIEKHQGTLELLWCSCPAFRRMGVCKHIAAALLHLIECGFVQREIEPGGKRPGDDRSGAFVQESPNFGNGSRRAVDQRPEQGDNLASGASTGQTVRDSKAREKESQKVRVAVAHLIRRLGDLLESEHQPGGTSAGPLPSPEPRATSRLTIDYVLVYEGHVSLELKAGVDRTFVVKNIRDFIRDVQIGAPHPLTPRFSYQPELHHVAPEDLSILRVLGQVMAEESFYRSVNGYYSYDRKYGDRRLALPPAAADALLDELRGRQIFLTHGTAAPAPIYVAEDPLPKAGLEFRLLPGDKTTEGGVRLDLAPLARAEYLATYRWLVVDGTLYRLSEQEDNLVSSFMLALRSETRPGGFLRPYERPQTHLSIPRDLVGTALSLTVPALETIGKIQVQPSLSKQIAKFPLRTEVLIDEGPDALSLDVSFHYEDAVFRPVAGSAPESPSKDADRAVSPSMDKFYIRDMDREMQVISILNRGPVTVKPGPGGQAKLSVPKDDETLYRFFHETVPALTALDHVSLYLSDGASAYVTDVQPQPEIRFDLDPAGGWLTVRFDVHGVDPAEVEQIRQALLRGMRYVRLESGAFLSLEDESFRRARSVLQTVLGDARSSSRKGRDARGFRVPLYKTALLVDADDTRGVARYSAAVRTLVESLSDPEALEIAPPTGLRTALRPYQLTGFRWMKTLAHYSLGGILADEMGLGKTVQTIAFLLSERETAPTDRPSLLVVPASLIYNWEAEFRRFAPSLRVIVADGPPESRNQKLQNLQAGDIAVTSYPLLRQDIAQYAEIPFEHLILDEAQTVKNHTTQIFRAVQQIQAPKRFALTGTPIENALDDLWSIIHTLMPGLFPPLQRFKDLSPEQARRRVRPFILRRTKQDVLRDLPERTEMIHWVELDDKQKAAYLAFLNDAQLRAQQLMQKGGLTENRIAILALITRLRQVCADPALVVPEYEGSSAKLEALLELLREYQAAGRRALVFSQFTQMLERIRRRLAEEGIEAFYLDGRTPPKDRLAMADAFNAGERGVFLISLRAGGTGLNLTGADTVILYDLWWNPAVDAQAIGRAHRIGQKNPVLVLRVIAKGTIEERMYALQMKKQALFDRVIESEKDPSAFRLTEEDVRALLSLTEADAEAVR from the coding sequence ATGCAACCGTTTCCGACCACAGCGAGGGAAATTCTAGCCCTGGTCGGCGACCGGGCTACGTACAACCGCGGGAAACGCTATGCGGACGAAGGACGCGTGCAAATCACAAGTCCGCCCGAAGGGAATCTCGCGGTCAGCGGCCGCCAACAGTGGGAATGCTCGGTCCTGGGAAGCAAGGAATACCGGGTCGTGATCGAGAAACACCAGGGCACCCTGGAACTCCTGTGGTGTTCTTGCCCGGCTTTCAGACGAATGGGCGTGTGCAAACACATCGCCGCAGCCCTGCTGCATTTGATTGAGTGTGGCTTTGTACAGCGGGAGATTGAGCCGGGCGGCAAGCGCCCTGGAGACGACCGCTCCGGTGCGTTTGTGCAAGAGAGTCCAAACTTCGGGAATGGGAGCCGAAGGGCGGTGGATCAACGGCCCGAGCAAGGTGACAACTTGGCATCCGGCGCCAGCACAGGCCAGACCGTCCGCGACAGCAAGGCCCGGGAAAAGGAATCGCAGAAGGTCCGGGTCGCCGTCGCCCACCTCATCCGAAGATTGGGGGACCTGTTGGAATCGGAACACCAACCGGGCGGGACATCGGCCGGGCCGCTCCCCTCCCCGGAGCCTCGGGCGACATCCCGCCTGACCATCGATTATGTTCTCGTTTACGAAGGCCACGTGAGCCTTGAGCTGAAAGCCGGGGTGGACCGTACCTTTGTGGTCAAGAATATCCGGGATTTTATCCGGGATGTTCAGATCGGCGCCCCCCACCCCCTGACTCCGAGGTTCTCGTATCAGCCGGAGTTGCACCACGTCGCCCCCGAGGATTTGTCGATCCTGCGGGTACTCGGCCAAGTGATGGCCGAAGAAAGTTTTTATCGCTCGGTGAACGGCTATTACTCTTACGATCGCAAGTACGGGGATCGCCGTTTGGCACTTCCGCCTGCGGCAGCAGACGCACTCCTTGACGAACTGCGCGGCCGGCAGATCTTCCTGACCCACGGCACCGCCGCCCCGGCGCCCATTTATGTCGCCGAGGATCCACTGCCGAAGGCGGGGCTCGAATTCCGCCTTCTCCCGGGCGACAAAACGACGGAAGGGGGCGTTCGGTTGGATCTCGCCCCCTTGGCCCGGGCTGAGTACTTGGCAACTTACCGGTGGCTGGTGGTAGACGGAACTTTGTATCGCCTGTCCGAACAGGAGGACAATCTGGTCTCCAGCTTCATGCTGGCACTCCGTTCTGAAACGAGACCCGGGGGGTTCCTTCGCCCGTACGAGCGCCCACAGACTCATCTTTCCATCCCCCGGGATCTGGTGGGCACCGCCCTGTCCCTGACCGTTCCGGCTTTGGAGACGATCGGCAAAATTCAGGTCCAACCGTCTTTATCGAAACAGATTGCAAAATTCCCCCTGCGCACCGAGGTCCTCATTGACGAGGGGCCCGACGCCCTTTCCCTGGACGTCTCTTTTCATTACGAGGATGCGGTGTTTCGCCCGGTGGCCGGATCTGCGCCGGAATCTCCCAGCAAGGACGCCGACCGTGCCGTCTCGCCGTCTATGGATAAGTTTTACATTCGAGACATGGATCGGGAAATGCAGGTCATTTCGATCCTGAACAGAGGCCCTGTAACCGTCAAACCGGGTCCCGGGGGACAAGCGAAACTGTCCGTCCCGAAAGACGACGAAACGCTTTATCGGTTTTTTCACGAAACGGTTCCCGCCTTGACGGCCCTGGACCACGTCAGTCTCTACCTGTCCGATGGCGCCTCCGCCTACGTCACCGACGTTCAGCCACAACCAGAGATTCGCTTTGATCTCGACCCGGCCGGGGGCTGGCTGACCGTGCGTTTCGACGTACATGGGGTCGACCCGGCGGAGGTCGAACAGATTCGGCAAGCTCTGCTTCGGGGGATGCGCTACGTGCGCCTGGAGTCGGGTGCCTTTCTCTCCCTGGAAGATGAATCCTTCCGCCGGGCCCGATCGGTGCTCCAAACGGTCCTTGGAGACGCGCGATCCTCATCCCGGAAAGGCCGGGATGCTCGAGGGTTTCGCGTGCCGCTATACAAGACGGCGCTCCTCGTAGACGCCGACGACACCCGGGGTGTAGCCCGGTACAGCGCGGCCGTCCGAACTTTGGTGGAGTCCCTCAGTGACCCGGAAGCCTTGGAAATCGCCCCGCCAACGGGCCTTCGCACCGCTCTCCGCCCCTATCAACTCACCGGTTTTCGCTGGATGAAAACGCTCGCCCACTATTCCCTGGGGGGTATTCTCGCCGACGAAATGGGCCTGGGAAAAACGGTGCAAACCATTGCCTTTTTGCTGTCCGAGCGGGAGACGGCGCCCACCGATCGGCCGTCCCTCCTCGTGGTGCCGGCTTCGCTGATTTATAACTGGGAGGCCGAGTTTCGCCGTTTCGCCCCCTCCCTGCGGGTCATTGTGGCGGACGGGCCACCCGAGAGCCGGAACCAGAAACTGCAAAATCTACAGGCCGGGGACATCGCCGTCACCTCGTACCCGTTGCTCCGGCAAGACATCGCCCAATATGCGGAAATTCCCTTTGAACATTTGATTTTGGACGAGGCCCAGACTGTCAAAAACCACACCACCCAGATTTTCCGGGCGGTCCAACAGATCCAGGCCCCGAAGCGGTTCGCCCTGACCGGGACGCCCATCGAAAATGCCCTGGACGATCTCTGGTCGATCATCCACACCTTGATGCCCGGGCTTTTCCCGCCCCTTCAGCGGTTCAAAGATCTCTCGCCGGAACAAGCGCGGCGTCGCGTCCGCCCTTTTATTCTGCGGCGGACAAAACAAGATGTCCTCAGAGACCTCCCGGAGCGCACGGAGATGATCCACTGGGTGGAGCTCGACGACAAACAGAAGGCGGCCTACCTGGCATTCTTGAACGACGCCCAACTCAGGGCCCAGCAGCTGATGCAAAAAGGCGGATTGACGGAGAATCGCATCGCCATCCTCGCCCTGATCACTCGGCTTCGCCAGGTCTGCGCCGACCCGGCCCTGGTGGTGCCGGAGTACGAGGGAAGCTCCGCCAAACTGGAAGCCCTTCTGGAGTTGCTGCGGGAGTACCAGGCGGCAGGCCGCCGAGCCTTGGTCTTCTCCCAGTTCACCCAGATGCTGGAGCGCATTCGCAGGCGCTTGGCCGAGGAAGGAATCGAGGCCTTTTATCTCGACGGCCGCACCCCACCTAAAGATCGTTTGGCCATGGCCGACGCATTCAACGCCGGTGAACGGGGCGTGTTCCTCATTTCCCTGAGGGCCGGGGGGACGGGACTGAACCTCACCGGAGCGGACACGGTGATTCTGTATGACCTGTGGTGGAATCCGGCGGTGGACGCCCAGGCCATCGGCCGGGCCCATCGGATCGGGCAGAAAAATCCCGTCCTCGTGCTCCGGGTGATCGCCAAAGGAACAATTGAGGAGCGGATGTACGCCCTGCAGATGAAAAAACAGGCGTTGTTCGACCGGGTCATCGAGAGTGAAAAAGACCCGTCCGCATTCCGCCTGACGGAAGAGGACGTCCGGGCGCTGTTGTCCCTGACCGAAGCCGACGCCGAAGCCGTGCGCTGA